One window from the genome of Rariglobus hedericola encodes:
- a CDS encoding PqiC family protein: MNFTSRLRRISAVRLLSCVVLSSVVLSLAGCSLVPAPASDPTRYYVLTGTPSEVERPAKTGELVLGLKRIEIAPYLNGKDMVVREGGNEIAYQSFARWAEPLTTSIGRTVAGRLARADKVSRVYAQPFSFEVERDYDVSIRVFRCEGERQDGKSFASFSALVEVTEAKPAGAIILRKVFTAPETEWDGKNFSALASALSESVAALTAEVVAALPAK, encoded by the coding sequence ATGAACTTTACCTCCCGCCTCCGCCGCATATCCGCCGTCCGTCTTCTGTCATGCGTGGTCCTGTCCTCCGTCGTGCTGAGTCTGGCCGGCTGTTCGCTCGTGCCGGCGCCGGCGAGTGATCCGACGCGTTATTATGTGCTCACCGGCACGCCGTCGGAAGTCGAGCGTCCCGCCAAAACGGGTGAGCTGGTGCTGGGGCTGAAACGCATCGAGATCGCCCCGTATTTGAACGGCAAGGACATGGTCGTGCGCGAAGGCGGCAACGAAATCGCCTACCAGAGTTTCGCCCGCTGGGCCGAACCGCTCACGACGAGCATCGGCCGCACGGTGGCCGGCCGCCTGGCGCGCGCCGACAAGGTGTCGCGCGTGTATGCGCAGCCCTTCTCGTTTGAAGTGGAGCGCGATTACGACGTGTCGATCCGCGTGTTCCGCTGCGAAGGCGAGCGCCAGGACGGCAAGTCGTTCGCGAGTTTCTCCGCGCTGGTCGAGGTGACCGAAGCGAAACCGGCGGGCGCGATCATCCTGCGCAAAGTCTTCACCGCGCCCGAGACGGAGTGGGACGGCAAAAACTTCAGCGCCCTCGCCTCGGCTCTCAGCGAAAGCGTGGCCGCCCTGACGGCGGAAGTAGTCGCCGCGTTGCCGGCGAAATAA
- a CDS encoding MlaD family protein produces the protein MKTKVSPAVVGLFVLGALVLGLVALFSFGGINFFSKPERFVVYFDESVHGLDLGSPVKLRGVRVGRVVDIGLRYEPATGGSLVAVSCELNRNLIADGKGGMIDVTEDGKLQQLVDRGMRAQLGVIGYATGLLYVEIDFLDPVNYPATPRPDLVSKYVEMPAVPSKSAELLRSLDEILTNIKGVDLAALSREVQGLVADTRKKINGLDTDGLIAEWTKAGASMRGLAESPEVKQTLVNLGAASGKLDAILADYAQNGPKGEAMTQTLTEIRATITTFNSTVATAQKFINAQQSLGDDASQALIRLGEAASAVRELADYLERNPSALITGRKQPTPPPAK, from the coding sequence GTGAAGACCAAAGTCAGTCCCGCCGTCGTCGGTTTGTTCGTCCTGGGCGCGCTTGTCCTTGGGCTTGTCGCCTTGTTTTCGTTCGGCGGCATCAACTTTTTTTCCAAGCCCGAGCGGTTCGTCGTGTATTTCGACGAGTCGGTTCACGGCCTTGATCTCGGTTCGCCGGTCAAGCTGCGCGGTGTGCGCGTGGGCCGCGTCGTCGATATCGGCCTGCGTTACGAGCCGGCCACCGGCGGGTCGCTCGTGGCGGTCTCCTGCGAGCTGAACCGCAACCTCATCGCCGACGGCAAGGGCGGCATGATCGACGTCACCGAGGACGGTAAACTGCAGCAACTGGTGGATCGTGGCATGCGCGCCCAGCTCGGCGTCATCGGCTACGCGACCGGTCTGCTCTATGTGGAAATCGATTTTCTCGACCCCGTGAATTATCCGGCGACGCCGCGCCCCGACTTGGTTTCCAAATACGTCGAGATGCCCGCCGTCCCTTCGAAGAGCGCCGAGTTGCTGCGCAGCCTCGATGAAATCCTCACCAACATCAAAGGCGTGGACCTGGCGGCACTCTCCCGCGAAGTGCAGGGGCTCGTCGCCGACACGCGCAAAAAAATCAACGGATTGGACACCGACGGCCTGATTGCCGAGTGGACCAAGGCCGGTGCCTCCATGCGCGGACTCGCCGAGTCCCCCGAGGTCAAACAAACGCTGGTCAACCTTGGCGCCGCATCCGGCAAGCTCGATGCCATCCTCGCCGACTACGCGCAGAACGGACCGAAGGGCGAAGCGATGACGCAGACCCTGACCGAAATCCGCGCGACGATCACGACGTTTAACAGCACGGTCGCCACCGCGCAGAAATTTATCAACGCCCAGCAAAGCCTCGGCGACGACGCCTCGCAGGCGCTCATCCGGCTCGGCGAAGCCGCCTCGGCCGTGCGCGAACTGGCCGATTATCTCGAACGCAATCCGAGCGCCCTCATCACGGGTCGCAAGCAGCCGACTCCTCCTCCCGCCAAGTGA
- a CDS encoding ABC transporter ATP-binding protein has translation MNTDNSTPAPVSASAANADSPALDVAGLDCGYDGVALLKNLNFQVKRGEIFFIIGGSGCGKSTLLRHLIGLNPPLAGSVKFFGECYNEASGDRQREMLQRIGVLYQGGALWSSLNLLENVMLPLEEYTPLDAAERAELACMKLAQVGLSGYDSYYPSEISGGMKKRAGLARALALDPAIVFFDEPSAGLDPISSRNLDELIVNLRDLLGMTCVVVSHELASIFAIADRVIMLDKQTKGIIADGDPRVLVKEGKDARVREFLGRGEDAKAAALVQKQPSP, from the coding sequence ATGAACACCGACAACTCCACGCCTGCCCCGGTTTCCGCATCCGCTGCCAACGCCGATTCACCCGCACTCGATGTCGCCGGCTTGGATTGCGGCTACGACGGCGTGGCGTTGCTGAAGAACCTGAACTTCCAGGTTAAGCGCGGGGAGATTTTCTTCATCATCGGCGGCTCCGGTTGCGGCAAGAGCACGCTGCTCCGCCATCTCATCGGGCTGAATCCGCCGCTGGCGGGCTCGGTGAAATTTTTCGGCGAGTGCTACAACGAAGCCTCTGGCGACCGTCAGCGCGAGATGCTGCAACGCATCGGCGTGCTCTATCAGGGCGGCGCGTTGTGGAGCTCCCTCAACCTGCTGGAAAACGTGATGCTGCCGCTCGAGGAATACACGCCGCTCGACGCCGCGGAGCGCGCCGAACTCGCCTGCATGAAACTCGCGCAAGTCGGCCTCTCCGGTTACGACAGCTATTATCCGTCCGAGATCAGCGGCGGTATGAAGAAACGCGCCGGCCTTGCCCGGGCGCTCGCGCTGGATCCGGCGATTGTCTTCTTTGACGAACCCTCGGCCGGCCTCGATCCGATCAGCTCGCGCAATCTCGATGAGTTGATCGTCAACCTGCGCGATCTGCTCGGCATGACGTGCGTGGTGGTTTCGCACGAACTCGCTTCGATCTTCGCCATCGCCGATCGCGTCATCATGCTCGACAAGCAGACCAAGGGAATCATCGCCGATGGCGACCCGCGCGTGCTCGTCAAAGAAGGCAAGGACGCGCGCGTGCGTGAATTCCTCGGCCGCGGCGAAGATGCGAAAGCCGCCGCCCTCGTGCAAAAGCAGCCTTCCCCTTGA
- a CDS encoding MlaE family ABC transporter permease encodes MSESITITPDSRVQVRTEGEWMLVELQGVWRITEPRPSWAVLIGDNSPVRVKIVWGNLGNWDSALLLFVFEVRQWCRVKGVYCDLSDLPDALQKLLRQLVVVNETRMVFDRSHNFLTVVGLAAEDVWAKTKEIATFVGECVISAVSLLKRPHKFRWRDCLDEMQQCGAMALPIVSLIGLLVGLIMAYQSAVLMRQFGADIYVADAVGLVMVREMGAMMTAIILAGRTGAAFAATLGNMKAGEEIDALQTLGIRPVDFLVMPRLVALGLMMPLLALYASGLGILGGMAVSLGLLDIPPTAYWVETQSAIDLSDISTGLIKASFFGVLVGLAGCHRGLRAERSAAGVGKATTSAVVMGLLLIIVSDALFAVIFNIFGW; translated from the coding sequence ATGTCCGAATCCATCACGATCACTCCCGACAGCCGTGTGCAAGTGCGCACCGAGGGCGAGTGGATGCTGGTAGAGTTGCAAGGCGTGTGGCGTATCACCGAGCCGCGTCCATCGTGGGCGGTGTTGATCGGCGACAACTCGCCGGTGCGCGTGAAGATCGTCTGGGGCAATCTCGGCAACTGGGACAGTGCGCTGCTGCTGTTTGTTTTTGAAGTGCGTCAGTGGTGCCGCGTTAAGGGCGTTTACTGCGATCTCTCCGACCTGCCTGATGCGCTGCAAAAACTGTTGCGCCAACTCGTGGTGGTGAACGAGACGCGCATGGTCTTCGACCGTTCGCATAATTTTCTCACCGTGGTGGGTCTGGCCGCCGAGGATGTGTGGGCGAAGACCAAGGAGATCGCGACGTTCGTCGGCGAATGCGTGATCAGCGCGGTCAGTCTCCTCAAGCGTCCGCATAAATTCCGCTGGCGCGACTGTCTCGACGAGATGCAGCAATGCGGTGCGATGGCCCTGCCCATCGTGAGCCTCATCGGTTTGCTGGTCGGTTTGATCATGGCGTATCAATCGGCCGTGCTCATGCGGCAGTTTGGCGCCGACATTTACGTGGCCGACGCGGTCGGTCTGGTCATGGTGCGGGAGATGGGTGCGATGATGACGGCGATCATTCTCGCGGGTCGCACCGGCGCGGCGTTTGCCGCCACACTGGGCAACATGAAGGCGGGCGAGGAGATCGATGCGTTGCAGACGCTCGGTATCCGTCCGGTGGATTTTCTGGTGATGCCGCGCCTCGTCGCGCTCGGCTTGATGATGCCGCTCCTCGCGCTCTACGCGAGCGGCCTGGGCATTCTCGGCGGCATGGCGGTGTCGTTGGGCCTCCTCGACATCCCGCCGACGGCTTACTGGGTGGAGACGCAGTCGGCCATTGATTTGTCCGACATCTCGACGGGCCTCATCAAGGCGTCGTTCTTCGGTGTGCTCGTGGGTCTGGCGGGTTGCCATCGCGGTTTGCGCGCCGAGCGCAGTGCGGCCGGTGTGGGCAAGGCGACGACCTCGGCCGTGGTGATGGGCCTGCTTCTGATTATCGTTTCGGACGCGTTGTTCGCCGTGATATTCAACATCTTTGGCTGGTGA
- a CDS encoding HAD family hydrolase has protein sequence MRFNTVLFDLDGTLMDHLPAIHRCYAHTLPQLGLPAPTYEQVKRAIGGGLENAMVKFIPAARLGEALAIYRPFWDANLLTGADPMPGALALLERLHARGIVCAVFTNKLGTSARQVCAHLGFTPHVLQVIGAKDTPWLKPAPEFTAHALKLLDADPATTCLVGDSPWDVQAAHNAGFPCFAVTTGTHTADELRAAGADGIYENLTALGAAEFLVT, from the coding sequence ATGCGTTTCAACACCGTGTTGTTCGACCTTGACGGGACCTTAATGGATCACCTGCCCGCGATCCATCGCTGCTACGCGCACACGTTGCCGCAGCTCGGCCTGCCGGCCCCCACCTATGAACAGGTGAAACGCGCCATCGGTGGCGGACTCGAAAACGCCATGGTAAAGTTTATCCCCGCGGCCCGCCTCGGCGAAGCCCTCGCGATCTACCGCCCGTTCTGGGACGCCAATCTCCTCACGGGCGCCGATCCCATGCCCGGCGCGCTCGCTTTGCTGGAACGCCTTCACGCGCGCGGCATCGTCTGCGCGGTGTTCACCAACAAGCTCGGCACGTCCGCCCGCCAGGTCTGCGCCCACCTCGGCTTCACTCCGCATGTGCTTCAGGTGATTGGCGCCAAGGACACGCCGTGGCTCAAGCCGGCCCCCGAGTTCACCGCCCACGCACTCAAGCTCCTCGACGCCGATCCCGCCACGACGTGCCTCGTCGGCGATTCACCCTGGGACGTGCAAGCCGCGCACAACGCCGGTTTCCCGTGCTTTGCCGTCACCACCGGCACGCACACCGCCGACGAGTTGCGCGCCGCCGGCGCCGATGGGATTTACGAAAACCTCACCGCACTCGGGGCGGCGGAATTCCTCGTCACTTGA
- a CDS encoding DUF2721 domain-containing protein — protein MAIESNSLLPMIQLAITPVILITGLGSLMLTMTNRLGRIVDRTRILAGQTHAAKDDTRGLLEAQLRILYRRAKFVRLAVMFNTLGMFTSGMLVVVIFVSALAGVEAAPLILALFMGAIGFLLTALGYFLSDINLTLRALGMEVDRALAEPAVK, from the coding sequence ATGGCGATCGAGTCCAACTCCCTGCTCCCGATGATCCAGCTGGCGATCACTCCGGTGATCCTCATCACGGGTCTGGGTTCGCTGATGCTGACCATGACCAACCGGCTTGGGCGCATCGTGGACCGCACACGCATTCTTGCGGGGCAGACGCACGCGGCCAAGGACGACACGCGCGGGCTCCTTGAGGCGCAGCTGCGTATTCTTTACCGCCGGGCGAAATTCGTGCGGCTGGCGGTGATGTTTAACACCCTGGGCATGTTCACCTCGGGCATGCTGGTGGTGGTGATTTTCGTGAGCGCGCTGGCGGGCGTGGAGGCGGCGCCTTTGATCCTCGCGCTGTTTATGGGCGCGATCGGTTTCCTGCTGACGGCGCTCGGTTACTTCCTGAGCGACATCAACCTCACGTTGCGCGCCCTCGGCATGGAGGTGGATCGCGCGCTCGCAGAACCTGCCGTCAAGTGA